CGGATCGGGCGCAAGGCCAAGGGCGGCTTCTACCGCCTCGCCCCCGGCAGCAAGGCGCGCGAGGCGCTGGACCTCGCCACCGGGGAGTACCGTCCGCAGGCCGAGGCCACCGCCAACCGCGATCTGGCGGCGCTGATCCGGCAGGAGGATGCGGCCGGACGCTATGCCTGGGCCGTGCTGTCCAACAGCATCGCCTATGCCGCCGCCGTGGCGGGGGAGATCGCCGACGACGTGGCGGCCATCGACACCGCGATGCGGCTCGGCTATGGCTGGGCCGAGGGGCCGTTCGCGCTGGCCGACCGGGTCGGCTGCGCCGCCATCGCCGACCGGCTGGCGGAGGAGGGGCGCGACGTGCCGCCGCTGCTCGCCGCCGCCGCGGCAGAGGGCGGCTTCCACCGCCGTGGCGCCGCCGGGCGGGAGACCAGAACCACCGCCGGAGCCTGGACGACGGTCCGCAGGCCGCAAGCCATGCCCGACCTTGCCGAGGTGAAGGAGCGCGGGCCGCGCTTCGCCGGCAACGGATCGGCGTCGGTCTGGGATCTGGGCGACGGCGTCGCCTGCCTGGAATTCCACACCAAGATGAACGCCATCGACCAGGGCATCCTCGCCATGGTCGCGGAAGCGGCGGAGCGGGTGCCGGCGGAATTCCGCGCGCTCGTCCTCTACAACGACAATCCGCGCGCCTTCTCCGCCGGGGCCAATCTCGGCTATTTCGTCGAGCGGCTGGAGGCGGAGGATTTCGCCGCGCTGGAACGCTTCGTCGATCAGGGGCAAGCGGCCTTCCGCGCCCTGAAGCACGCCGCCATCCCGGTGGTCGGCGCGCCGGCCGGGCTGGCGGTCGGCGGCGGCTGCGAGGTGCTGCTGCATTGCGACGCGATCCAGGCCCATGCCGAAACCTATATCGGGCTGGTCGAGCTGAAGGTCGGCATCATTCCGGGCTGGCGCGGCACGGCGGAACTGCTGCTGCGCTGGGGCCGCCGGTCCGACCGGCCCGAAGGCCCGATGGGAACCGCCCGGGCGGCCTTCGAAACCATCGCCGGGGCGCGCATCACCGGTTCGGCGTTGGAGGCGCGGGCGCTCGGCTATCTGCGGCCGGAGGACGGCATCACCATGGGCCGCGACCGGCTGCTCGGCGACGCCAAGGCGAAGGCGCTGACGCTGTCCGATGGCTACCGTCCGCCCGGCATCGGCTCCGTCACCCTGCCGGGGCCGGCGGGGCGGGAGGCGCTGCAGGCCATCGTCCGCGGCCGGCGGGAGGACGGGCAGGCCAGCCCCCATGACGAGGTGGTCGCGGGCTGGCTGGCCGACGCCTGCTGCGGCGGTCCCGAGGCCGGGCCGCAGACCCCCGTCGACGAGGACGCGCTCGCGGCGCTGGAGCGGGAGGCCCTGTCCGCCCTGATCCGGGAACCGGCCACCCGCGCCCGCATCCGGCACATGCTGGACACCGGCAAGCCCCTGCGGAATTGAGGAGCAGAACCATGTCCGTGTATCAGCCGCCGATCCAGTCCATGCGCTTCCTGGTCCATGAGGTGCTCCGCGCGCCCGCGATTCTGGCGGAAGCCGGGTGGGACGAGGTGTCGGGCGACCTGTTCGACGACGTGCTGTCCCAGGCCGGACGCATCGCCGCGGAGGTGCTGTTCCCCCTGAACCGTTCCGGCGACGAGGAGGGGGTGCGCGTGGAGGCGGATGGCGTGCGCATGCCCGCCGGCTTCGGCGACGCCTACCGCGCCTGGCGGGAGGGCGGCTGGAACGGGCTGGCCGGCGATCCCGCCTATGGCGGACAGGGCATGCCGGCGCTGCTCGACACGCTGGTGACGGAGATGGTGTGCGGCGCCAACCTCGCCTTCAGCATCGTGCCCGGCCTGACCCAGGGCGCCATCCGCGCCATCGCCGCCCATGCCGGCGACGCGCTGAAGGATGCCTATCTGCCGCGGATGATCTCCGGCGACTGGACCGGCGCCATGGCCCTGACCGAGCCCCATGCCGGCACCGATCTCGGCCTGCTGCGCACGCGGGCGGAGCCGGCGGCGGACGGCAGCCATCGCCTGACCGGCCAGAAGATGTTCATCTCCTCGGCCGACCACGACCTGACCGACAACCTCGTCCATCTGGTGCTGGCGCGCCTGCCCGATGCGCCGCCGGGCACGCGGGGCATCAGCCTGTTCCTGGTGCCGAAGCGGCTGCCGGACGGCTCCCGCAACGGCTGGGCCGTGCTGTCGTCGGAACAGAAGATGGGCCTGCACGCCTCGCCCACCTGCGTGGTGTCCTACGAAGGGGCGGTGGGCTGGATGGTGGGGCAGCCGCATCGCGGCCTGCCGGCCATGTTCACCATGATGAACCACGAACGGCTGTTCGTCGGCATCCAGGGCATCGGCGTCGGCGAATGCGCCGCGCAGTCCGCCCTGGCCTATGCGCGCGAGCGCGAACAGGGACGGGCTCCCGACGGGCCGCGCACCCCCGGCCGGCCGGCCGATGCGATCATCCATCTGCCCGACGTGCGGCGGATGGTGCTGACCGCCCGCGCGCTGACCGACGCCGGCCGGGCGCTCGCCGCCTGGACCGCCTTGTGGATGGACCGCGCCCGCCATGGCGGCGATCCCGCATTGGCGGAGGAGGCGGAGGATTGGGCGGCCCTGCTGACACCGGTCATCAAGGCGGCCGGCACCGATTTCGGCTTCGAGGCGGCGGTGCTGGCCCAGCAGGTCATGGGCGGTCACGGCTATATCCGCGACAACGGGGTCGAGCAGCTGGTCCGCGACGTGCGCGCGACGCAGATCTATGAAGGGACGAACGGAGTCCAGGCGCTCGACCTCGTGCAGCGCAAGCTGACGCTGCATGGCGGCCGGCCGGTCGCCCGCCTGTTCGCGGCCATCGACGCGGCGGCGAGGGATCTGGAGGCCGAACCGCTCACCCGCGACATCGCCGGCCCGTTGCGCGACGCGGCGGAGCGGCTGCGCGGCGTGGTGGCATGGCTGGCGGAAGCGGGAGCGCGCAGCCCCCTCGCCCCGGCGGCGGCGGCGGCGGACACGCTGAAGCTGATGGCGCTGGTGAGCTATGGCTGGATGTGGGGACTGATGGCGACCGCGGCGGCACGGCGGCCGGAGGGTTACGACCGGGCCTATCTGGACGGACGGATCGGCCTCGCCCGCGTCTTCGCCAACCGCCTGCTGCCCGAGACCGTGGCGCTGGATCTACGCATCCGCAGTGGCCACGACAGCCTGTTCGACCCCGGCCTGACGGACGATCTGGCCGCCCTGGACGGCTAGAATGCGGTCGGTTCAAGCGGAAATGCCTGAGCCATGACCCACACCGAATAGCCAAAAGCCTGGAGACCCCTCGGGTGCTAGGATAGGCATCCGACGGACTCCAGGCTTCGGGAGAACGCGGGTTGACGCAGGTCAACGCGGATTGCGCGAAGATCTGCTCTCCTTGTGCAATGGGACCGGTTCGACCAGAAGCGCTCCAATAGCGGCTGACACAGCCTGTTTTGGGAGGACGCGACATGAAAATGCGGATGCTCGTTCCCCTTCATACCTATCCCGATGGCAACCCCGACAGCATTGCCCGGCAGGTGGCGATGTATGCCCGGCATCTGCAGGCGGATGTCTGCGCTCTCGCCTGCAACATCGATCTGCCGAATGCATCCAGCCTGCTCGGCACCCTGGCCATCAACGTACCCGCGATGATCCGGGAGGCGAAGGCCGGAAGCCGCGCGCGGTCGACGGCCCTGATCGGCGCCATGAAGGCTGAGCTGGACCCGTTGGGGATTCCTCTGCGCACCCTGGAGGCCGAGCGCTATCCGGCGGAGTTCGGGGAGATCATCGCCCGAGAGGCGCGCTATCACGACATCGTCCTGTTCGGGATGGGCCCGCGGGACGGAACCTCGCGCCTGACCGCAGAGGCCGTGATCTTCGCGTCCGGCCGTCCGGTCCTTCTGGTTCCGGAAGCGGGGCCGGCCATTGTCCCGGACCATGTGGTGATCGCCTGGGACGGCGGAAGCGCCGCCGCGCGGGCCGTGTCCGAC
Above is a genomic segment from Azospirillum ramasamyi containing:
- a CDS encoding 3-hydroxyacyl-CoA dehydrogenase/enoyl-CoA hydratase family protein — its product is MEGTIRKAAVIGAGSMGSGIAAQFANGGVPVLLLDVAGPGEDRAAPARAGLERQLKAQGFMAPSAANLVSVGCIEDDLAAVADADWIVEAVVEDPEIKRRLFARLDGLRKPGAAVSSNTSTIPLAQLTEGASEAFRRDFLITHFFNPPRHMRLMELVAGPGTAPETAALVRDAAERVLGKTVVDCRDTPAFIANRLGCHWMSVAAIEALRHGLTVEQADAVAGAPFGVPRTGIFGLLDLVGIDLVPLVWGSLLGALPPEDAHHRHDPTTEPLIRRLIAEGRIGRKAKGGFYRLAPGSKAREALDLATGEYRPQAEATANRDLAALIRQEDAAGRYAWAVLSNSIAYAAAVAGEIADDVAAIDTAMRLGYGWAEGPFALADRVGCAAIADRLAEEGRDVPPLLAAAAAEGGFHRRGAAGRETRTTAGAWTTVRRPQAMPDLAEVKERGPRFAGNGSASVWDLGDGVACLEFHTKMNAIDQGILAMVAEAAERVPAEFRALVLYNDNPRAFSAGANLGYFVERLEAEDFAALERFVDQGQAAFRALKHAAIPVVGAPAGLAVGGGCEVLLHCDAIQAHAETYIGLVELKVGIIPGWRGTAELLLRWGRRSDRPEGPMGTARAAFETIAGARITGSALEARALGYLRPEDGITMGRDRLLGDAKAKALTLSDGYRPPGIGSVTLPGPAGREALQAIVRGRREDGQASPHDEVVAGWLADACCGGPEAGPQTPVDEDALAALEREALSALIREPATRARIRHMLDTGKPLRN
- a CDS encoding acyl-CoA dehydrogenase C-terminal domain-containing protein; the protein is MSVYQPPIQSMRFLVHEVLRAPAILAEAGWDEVSGDLFDDVLSQAGRIAAEVLFPLNRSGDEEGVRVEADGVRMPAGFGDAYRAWREGGWNGLAGDPAYGGQGMPALLDTLVTEMVCGANLAFSIVPGLTQGAIRAIAAHAGDALKDAYLPRMISGDWTGAMALTEPHAGTDLGLLRTRAEPAADGSHRLTGQKMFISSADHDLTDNLVHLVLARLPDAPPGTRGISLFLVPKRLPDGSRNGWAVLSSEQKMGLHASPTCVVSYEGAVGWMVGQPHRGLPAMFTMMNHERLFVGIQGIGVGECAAQSALAYAREREQGRAPDGPRTPGRPADAIIHLPDVRRMVLTARALTDAGRALAAWTALWMDRARHGGDPALAEEAEDWAALLTPVIKAAGTDFGFEAAVLAQQVMGGHGYIRDNGVEQLVRDVRATQIYEGTNGVQALDLVQRKLTLHGGRPVARLFAAIDAAARDLEAEPLTRDIAGPLRDAAERLRGVVAWLAEAGARSPLAPAAAAADTLKLMALVSYGWMWGLMATAAARRPEGYDRAYLDGRIGLARVFANRLLPETVALDLRIRSGHDSLFDPGLTDDLAALDG
- a CDS encoding universal stress protein; its protein translation is MLVPLHTYPDGNPDSIARQVAMYARHLQADVCALACNIDLPNASSLLGTLAINVPAMIREAKAGSRARSTALIGAMKAELDPLGIPLRTLEAERYPAEFGEIIAREARYHDIVLFGMGPRDGTSRLTAEAVIFASGRPVLLVPEAGPAIVPDHVVIAWDGGSAAARAVSDAHAFLRRAGTVTIVTVAGEKVPMEEDAGDRLAEYLADHDIDAGLARLQSDGRPIADILQAHVQEVGAGLLVMGGFGHSRMRDFVLGGATRGMLDDLRVPVLVSH